The following are from one region of the Segatella oris genome:
- the gldL gene encoding gliding motility protein GldL, with protein sequence MTRYSKLNIVYRLQKWMDSVPGQTFLNYAYSWGAAIVVLGALFKLVHVEGADFWLILGMGTEVVVFFLSAFDRPFDKTTDGMELPTHVTEEYLARKDEDISPAAPVVTASVQAKPAPAPVVTAAETVAATAQVAQVSLPTADPEMAEAQQNYVDELKKLTEVLGKVGEQSTRLTRDSEEMENLNRTLTGITKVYEMQLKSASQQIGTIDQINEQSRLLARHIEQLNAIYARMIEAMTTNMRAAAPNQTPQP encoded by the coding sequence ATGACAAGATACAGTAAACTGAATATCGTCTATCGTCTGCAGAAGTGGATGGATAGCGTGCCTGGTCAAACGTTCCTTAACTATGCATATAGCTGGGGAGCAGCCATCGTTGTGCTTGGCGCTTTGTTCAAGTTAGTGCATGTTGAGGGGGCCGACTTCTGGTTAATTCTTGGTATGGGCACAGAGGTTGTTGTGTTCTTCCTGTCGGCTTTCGACCGTCCTTTTGACAAAACGACCGACGGAATGGAACTTCCTACGCATGTAACTGAGGAATATCTTGCCCGCAAAGATGAGGATATATCCCCTGCAGCGCCTGTTGTTACAGCGTCTGTACAGGCAAAACCTGCCCCGGCTCCTGTCGTTACAGCAGCTGAAACCGTTGCAGCCACGGCCCAGGTTGCCCAGGTAAGCCTGCCGACGGCCGACCCGGAAATGGCCGAAGCACAGCAGAACTATGTGGATGAACTGAAGAAACTCACAGAAGTTTTAGGAAAGGTAGGCGAACAGAGCACACGTCTTACGCGCGATAGTGAGGAAATGGAAAACCTCAACCGCACGCTGACAGGCATCACTAAGGTGTATGAAATGCAGCTGAAGAGTGCCAGTCAGCAGATTGGGACTATCGACCAAATCAACGAGCAGAGTCGTCTGCTGGCCCGACATATCGAACAACTCAACGCTATCTATGCCCGCATGATAGAAGCAATGACTACCAACATGCGTGCAGCAGCACCAAATCAAACTCCACAACCATAA
- a CDS encoding SUMF1/EgtB/PvdO family nonheme iron enzyme: MKYKITIGICTLLASFTMSACFSGKTMSMAGRGGEVVGVGGGKAFSEPAPYGMVRVDRGFLHMGLDKQDSLWGKKMPVKDISVDGFWMDETEVTNSKYKQFVMWVRDSILRTRLADPAYAGDESYMITEDKNGDAITPRINWKKPLPRKPNEDEQRAIESLYVTNPVTGEKLLDWRQMNYRYEIYDYTAAALRRNRMNPAERSFNTDIIMDDDEPVMISKDTAFVDDEGRIVRQTIDRRRTGPWDFLNTYIVNVYPDTTCWVNDFKNSDNEMYLRNYFSNPAYNDYPVVGVTWEQANAFCAWRTEYLLKGLGAEARYVQRYRLPTEAEWEYAARGKNGNEFPWENKDMKNGNGCFYANFKPDRGNYTEDGNLITNKVGIYGANSNGLFDMAGNVAEWTSTAYTESGVDAMNDLNPQLSYNAAKEDPYALKKKSVRGGSWKDPESLIRSAWRSWEYQNHPRSYIGFRCVRSLANTTSSNKSKKK, translated from the coding sequence AAATACAAAATAACAATAGGGATTTGCACGCTGTTGGCAAGCTTCACGATGTCGGCTTGCTTCAGTGGTAAGACCATGTCAATGGCTGGCCGAGGCGGAGAAGTCGTTGGGGTTGGTGGTGGAAAAGCCTTTTCAGAGCCTGCTCCTTACGGCATGGTGAGAGTTGATCGCGGTTTCCTGCACATGGGACTTGACAAGCAAGACTCGCTTTGGGGCAAGAAAATGCCTGTGAAAGACATTTCGGTTGACGGCTTCTGGATGGATGAAACCGAGGTCACGAACTCCAAATACAAGCAGTTTGTGATGTGGGTGCGCGACAGTATTCTGCGCACACGTCTGGCTGATCCAGCCTATGCAGGCGACGAAAGCTATATGATTACCGAAGACAAGAATGGAGATGCCATTACGCCTCGCATCAACTGGAAGAAGCCTTTGCCGCGTAAACCGAACGAAGATGAGCAGCGTGCCATTGAAAGTCTTTATGTAACCAATCCTGTTACAGGAGAAAAACTTCTTGATTGGCGCCAGATGAACTATCGTTATGAGATTTATGACTACACGGCTGCAGCTCTTCGACGCAATCGCATGAACCCTGCTGAACGTTCGTTCAACACGGATATTATCATGGATGACGATGAACCTGTGATGATTTCAAAGGATACCGCCTTTGTTGATGACGAGGGACGGATTGTCCGTCAGACGATTGATCGCCGGCGAACAGGCCCTTGGGACTTCCTCAATACGTATATTGTGAACGTCTATCCCGATACAACCTGTTGGGTGAACGACTTCAAGAACTCCGACAACGAGATGTATCTGCGCAACTATTTCAGTAATCCTGCCTATAATGATTACCCTGTTGTGGGGGTCACTTGGGAGCAGGCGAATGCCTTTTGTGCATGGCGTACCGAGTATTTGCTGAAGGGATTGGGTGCTGAAGCACGCTATGTGCAGCGTTATCGGCTGCCCACTGAGGCCGAATGGGAATATGCTGCACGTGGCAAGAACGGTAATGAATTCCCCTGGGAAAACAAGGATATGAAGAATGGTAATGGCTGTTTCTATGCTAACTTCAAGCCCGATCGCGGTAATTACACCGAAGACGGCAACCTCATTACAAACAAGGTGGGCATCTATGGTGCCAATTCCAACGGGCTTTTCGACATGGCCGGCAACGTAGCTGAGTGGACAAGCACGGCTTATACAGAGTCGGGCGTAGATGCAATGAACGACCTTAACCCGCAACTTTCCTATAATGCCGCCAAAGAAGACCCCTATGCACTGAAGAAAAAGAGTGTGCGCGGTGGCTCATGGAAAGACCCCGAAAGTCTCATTCGCTCGGCATGGCGCTCTTGGGAATATCAGAATCATCCACGTTCATACATTGGCTTCCGCTGTGTTCGCAGCCTCGCCAATACGACAAGCAGTAACAAAAGCAAGAAAAAATGA